Proteins encoded within one genomic window of Streptomyces sp. NBC_00523:
- a CDS encoding transglycosylase family protein, with protein sequence MGSANGRHRRPRQAPAIVVAAGVTGSAIAIPLLGAASAHAADTATWDRVADCESGGMWSADLGNGSYGGLQFTPELWKAYGGESYAERADLASRSQQIAVAERVLAAKGPKAWPSCAVISGLTKAAGKADVDPGDKGEEDPARGADSGLDAGLGTDPVDDASSGSSATASDEASDAATTGKEAGKSSGKHAGRSAEEKADASASPSGDASADPSADPSGTPSASDDPSTTPSGDPSADPSAGATDDARAKGGKHRGAPAADDATGTADGRDTGRHASRGDGDARDSATGPAGGTYTVRPGDNLWAIADAQDLPGGWPELYEANRAEVGSDPDLILPGQNLDLGLGDLAPDQVAESAG encoded by the coding sequence ATGGGCTCCGCGAACGGCAGACACCGCCGCCCTCGTCAGGCACCCGCCATCGTGGTCGCCGCAGGCGTCACCGGCTCGGCCATCGCCATCCCGCTGCTCGGCGCGGCAAGCGCACACGCCGCGGACACCGCGACCTGGGACCGGGTGGCCGACTGCGAGAGCGGCGGCATGTGGAGCGCCGACCTCGGCAACGGCTCCTACGGCGGTCTCCAGTTCACGCCGGAGCTGTGGAAGGCGTACGGCGGTGAGTCGTACGCCGAGCGCGCCGACCTCGCCAGCCGCTCGCAGCAGATTGCGGTGGCCGAGCGGGTCCTGGCCGCCAAGGGCCCCAAGGCGTGGCCGAGCTGCGCGGTGATCTCCGGGCTCACCAAGGCCGCGGGCAAGGCGGACGTGGACCCGGGCGACAAGGGCGAGGAGGACCCCGCCCGGGGCGCCGACTCGGGCCTCGACGCCGGTCTCGGCACCGACCCGGTGGACGACGCCTCCTCGGGCTCGTCGGCCACCGCCTCGGACGAGGCGTCCGACGCGGCCACCACGGGCAAGGAGGCCGGCAAGAGCTCCGGCAAGCACGCGGGCAGGAGCGCCGAGGAGAAGGCGGACGCCTCCGCCTCCCCGTCGGGCGACGCTTCGGCCGACCCGTCCGCCGACCCCTCCGGCACCCCGTCCGCCTCGGACGACCCGTCCACCACGCCCTCGGGCGACCCCTCCGCGGACCCCTCGGCCGGCGCGACGGACGACGCGCGGGCGAAGGGCGGCAAGCACCGGGGCGCCCCGGCCGCCGACGACGCCACCGGGACGGCCGACGGGCGCGACACGGGCCGCCACGCCTCGCGGGGCGACGGCGACGCGCGCGACAGTGCCACGGGGCCGGCTGGCGGCACGTACACCGTGCGGCCGGGCGACAACCTCTGGGCGATCGCCGACGCGCAGGACCTGCCCGGCGGCTGGCCCGAGCTGTACGAGGCGAACAGGGCCGAGGTGGGCTCCGACCCGGACCTCATCCTGCCCGGCCAGAACCTCGATCTGGGCCTGGGTGACCTGGCCCCGGACCAGGTCGCCGAGAGCGCCGGATGA
- a CDS encoding recombinase family protein, whose protein sequence is MPIVARLRLPTSAVIVVAKYARVSTGEQLDGFGLEDQKRISDGWLARHPEATVYDEYVDEAVSGALESRPEMDRLVQDARRGCFNRILVPAVDRIGRTARAAYQWAWDMADLGVHFLSASEDIDTSTETGWSRFMRHVTLSEMEWRRIRERTYAGRELKISYGGWPGGPAPYGYRIAKDTTTVGGRQKTFSVLVTDDDESRVLFAATEFIVDRGMNISEAAEELNARGLLTRSGVPWGAANLRNRLHSETIHRGYVVYRKTNRGAGKNNTRLHEDGSPVHGDPVRMGVPPILSEERARQLMETLRSIGFQNGRINDRIYPLSGRIDSLCGSVYTGTGRGSGKARGYRCKGSVGEGGACREPHFDAAELEAAVWTQLADLMKDKDQLWARVAECLSSPQGDKEKYEKRVRVLADDIAVREDLIHRQVPAYLAAGIDPLVLTAGLKAMEQELEECRRQKEFAEQWLQAQTDHQWQAGKLAALASDASEGLDSMTPDGRKELCDFLNVRVTPRAMGKASRSGIRCEVREWHHETGTLVPPDPTGEEWEAVLAMLRRFLPEKSKKHFISKYDIRVQFSGMLHRLRSGLPWGEMPLIWGPINPMRERQRFWWKRGAWPEIMAVLGADRRGVEAYRHSVLPQLTVTVQPREGLSVQVCSDALDASAAL, encoded by the coding sequence ATGCCCATTGTGGCACGCCTACGCCTGCCCACTTCAGCCGTGATCGTCGTGGCGAAGTACGCGCGAGTCTCCACCGGCGAGCAACTCGACGGCTTCGGCCTCGAAGACCAGAAACGGATCTCCGACGGTTGGCTCGCCCGTCATCCGGAGGCCACGGTCTACGACGAGTACGTGGACGAGGCCGTCTCCGGTGCGCTGGAGAGCCGGCCCGAGATGGACCGCCTCGTCCAGGATGCGCGCCGAGGTTGCTTCAACCGCATCCTCGTCCCCGCAGTGGACCGAATCGGCCGCACGGCGCGTGCCGCGTACCAGTGGGCCTGGGACATGGCAGACCTGGGTGTCCACTTCCTCTCGGCCAGTGAGGACATCGACACCAGCACGGAGACCGGATGGTCCCGGTTCATGCGACACGTCACCCTTTCCGAAATGGAGTGGCGGCGCATCAGGGAACGAACATACGCCGGTCGTGAGCTGAAGATCAGCTATGGAGGCTGGCCCGGCGGCCCCGCCCCCTACGGCTACAGGATCGCGAAGGACACGACAACGGTGGGAGGGCGGCAGAAGACGTTCAGTGTTCTGGTCACCGATGACGACGAGTCCAGGGTGCTCTTCGCTGCCACCGAGTTCATTGTCGACCGGGGTATGAACATTTCCGAGGCGGCCGAGGAACTGAACGCGCGGGGGCTTCTCACCCGCAGCGGCGTGCCGTGGGGTGCGGCGAATCTCCGCAACCGCCTGCACAGCGAGACCATCCACCGCGGCTACGTCGTCTATCGCAAGACAAACCGAGGTGCCGGTAAGAACAACACTCGGCTCCACGAAGACGGCAGCCCCGTCCATGGTGACCCGGTCAGGATGGGTGTTCCGCCCATTCTGTCCGAGGAGCGCGCCCGACAGCTCATGGAGACCCTCAGAAGCATCGGGTTCCAGAACGGCCGAATCAACGACCGGATCTATCCCCTGAGCGGCCGGATCGACAGTCTCTGCGGGTCGGTCTACACCGGCACGGGGCGGGGGAGCGGGAAAGCGCGTGGCTACCGCTGTAAGGGCTCGGTCGGGGAAGGGGGTGCCTGTCGAGAGCCGCACTTTGATGCGGCGGAGCTGGAAGCAGCCGTCTGGACCCAACTGGCCGATCTCATGAAGGACAAGGACCAGCTGTGGGCGAGGGTAGCCGAGTGCCTTAGCAGCCCGCAGGGGGACAAGGAGAAGTACGAGAAGCGGGTACGCGTTCTTGCCGACGACATCGCGGTGCGAGAGGACCTCATCCACCGGCAGGTGCCCGCATACCTGGCAGCCGGTATCGATCCCCTTGTGCTCACGGCCGGACTCAAGGCGATGGAGCAGGAGCTGGAGGAGTGCAGAAGGCAGAAGGAATTCGCCGAGCAATGGCTGCAGGCACAAACCGATCACCAGTGGCAGGCGGGGAAACTTGCCGCCCTCGCGAGCGACGCGAGTGAGGGGCTCGACAGCATGACGCCGGACGGGCGCAAGGAGCTGTGCGACTTCCTCAACGTCCGTGTCACACCTCGGGCGATGGGTAAGGCGAGCAGGTCCGGCATCAGGTGCGAGGTCAGGGAGTGGCATCACGAAACGGGGACTTTGGTACCTCCCGACCCGACGGGTGAGGAGTGGGAAGCGGTTCTGGCGATGTTGCGTCGATTTCTCCCCGAGAAGTCGAAGAAGCACTTCATCTCGAAGTACGACATCCGCGTGCAGTTCTCCGGCATGCTCCACAGGTTGCGGAGCGGCTTGCCATGGGGCGAGATGCCGCTTATCTGGGGGCCGATCAACCCCATGAGAGAGCGCCAGCGCTTCTGGTGGAAGCGGGGAGCCTGGCCGGAGATCATGGCCGTTCTGGGAGCGGACCGCCGAGGTGTGGAGGCGTACCGGCATTCAGTGCTGCCGCAGCTCACCGTCACCGTTCAACCGCGTGAGGGTCTGTCGGTGCAGGTGTGCAGTGACGCTCTCGATGCCAGTGCAGCGCTGTGA
- a CDS encoding cytochrome P450 family protein — protein sequence MLHVRALSVEMGGPSLVRVGRSSASSRGRLRQNRSHGAGYRRRVNRTPPPELFTWEFATDPYPAYAWLREHSPVHRTTLPSGVEAWLVTRYADARQALADSRLSKNPAHHAKDAQGKSKTGIPGERSANLMTHLLNIDPPDHTRLRRLVSKAFTPRTIAAFGPRVQELADRLIDDFVEKGEADLIHDFAFPLPIYAICDLLGVPEEDQDDFRDWAGMMIRHGGGPRGGVARSVKKIRAYLAELIHRKRENPGDDLISALIRASDHGEHLTENEAAAMCFVILFAGFETTINLIGNSAHAFFRNPSQRAMFQNAVEREDERLLDTAIEELLRFDGPVELATWRYATEPLDIGGTQIREGDPVLVVLAAADRDPARFPEPDSLDLSRRDNQHLGYGHGIHYCLGAPLARLEGRIALETLFRRLPDVHLAVEPGDLRWRGGLIMRGLRTLPVEFTAAASNA from the coding sequence ATGCTGCACGTACGAGCACTTTCTGTGGAAATGGGCGGCCCGTCACTCGTTCGTGTAGGGCGATCGTCGGCCTCGTCTCGCGGCCGCCTGCGGCAGAACCGGAGCCACGGGGCCGGATACCGTCGTCGTGTGAACCGCACTCCGCCGCCCGAACTCTTCACCTGGGAGTTCGCCACCGACCCGTACCCCGCCTATGCCTGGCTGAGGGAGCACAGCCCCGTACACCGGACGACCTTGCCGAGCGGTGTGGAGGCCTGGCTCGTCACCCGCTACGCGGACGCGCGGCAGGCCCTCGCGGACAGCCGTCTCTCGAAGAATCCGGCTCACCACGCGAAGGACGCCCAGGGCAAGAGCAAGACCGGCATCCCGGGCGAGCGCAGTGCCAACCTCATGACGCATCTGCTGAACATCGACCCGCCCGACCACACAAGGCTGCGTCGACTGGTGTCCAAGGCGTTCACGCCCCGGACGATCGCCGCTTTCGGGCCCCGCGTACAGGAGTTGGCGGACCGGCTCATCGATGACTTCGTGGAGAAGGGGGAGGCGGATCTGATCCATGACTTCGCCTTTCCGCTTCCCATCTACGCCATCTGCGATCTGCTCGGCGTACCCGAGGAGGATCAGGACGACTTCAGGGACTGGGCAGGCATGATGATCCGGCACGGCGGCGGCCCGCGCGGTGGGGTCGCCCGGTCCGTGAAGAAGATCCGCGCCTACCTCGCGGAGCTGATCCACCGCAAGCGGGAGAACCCCGGCGACGACCTGATCTCAGCGCTGATCCGGGCGAGCGACCACGGCGAGCACCTCACCGAGAACGAGGCCGCCGCGATGTGCTTCGTGATCCTCTTCGCGGGCTTCGAAACGACCATCAACCTGATCGGCAACAGCGCGCACGCGTTCTTCCGGAACCCCTCGCAGCGTGCCATGTTCCAGAACGCGGTCGAGCGAGAAGACGAGCGCCTTCTGGACACCGCCATCGAGGAGCTGCTGCGCTTCGACGGCCCGGTGGAGCTGGCCACCTGGCGCTACGCCACGGAGCCGCTCGACATCGGTGGAACGCAGATCCGCGAGGGCGATCCCGTGCTCGTGGTTCTCGCGGCGGCCGACCGCGATCCGGCCCGTTTCCCCGAGCCGGACTCGCTCGATCTGTCCCGTCGGGACAATCAGCATCTCGGATACGGGCACGGCATTCACTACTGCTTGGGTGCACCTCTGGCACGGCTTGAAGGCCGCATCGCGTTGGAGACCTTGTTCCGTCGCCTGCCCGACGTTCACCTGGCCGTAGAACCCGGTGACCTTCGATGGCGGGGCGGTCTCATCATGCGCGGCCTCCGCACGCTCCCGGTGGAGTTCACGGCGGCAGCGAGCAACGCGTAG
- a CDS encoding nucleoside triphosphate pyrophosphohydrolase: MNAEDPGRIVLLTVSHRVAPGLLSWPAWQALHGADEVRCGEPEQPQLPYLSEAGVTVTPGVPDAQELVDACAGGRTVVVLTGGAGDQPLTDGLARLAGSGRVRMPDLELLPGAYDLPGARLLDLVQVMDRIRVECPWTSQKTHKGLAKYAIEEAYELVEAIEDGDREELREELGDVLLQVVFHARIAEEDEEEPFSVDDVAGTLIEKLIHRHPHVFGDETAETPEDVHAHWLRTKAIEKQRESVTDGVPLGQPGLALAAKLASRVRTAGLDVPLPEGDDIGYRLLALAVRAQEEGVDPEASLRAAGRAYRDAIRTAEGTG; encoded by the coding sequence GTGAACGCTGAAGACCCCGGCCGCATCGTCCTGCTCACCGTCAGCCACCGGGTCGCGCCCGGACTGCTGTCCTGGCCCGCCTGGCAGGCGCTGCACGGCGCCGACGAGGTGCGCTGCGGCGAGCCGGAGCAGCCGCAGCTGCCGTATCTGAGCGAGGCCGGCGTCACCGTCACCCCGGGCGTCCCGGACGCCCAGGAGCTCGTGGACGCCTGCGCGGGCGGCCGCACCGTGGTCGTCCTCACCGGCGGCGCGGGCGACCAGCCGCTCACCGACGGCCTGGCCCGGCTGGCCGGCTCCGGGCGGGTCCGGATGCCGGACCTGGAGCTGCTGCCCGGCGCGTACGACCTGCCGGGCGCCAGGCTCCTCGACCTCGTCCAGGTCATGGACCGCATCCGCGTCGAGTGCCCCTGGACCTCGCAGAAGACCCACAAGGGCCTCGCCAAGTACGCCATCGAGGAGGCGTACGAGCTGGTCGAGGCGATCGAGGACGGCGACCGCGAGGAGCTGCGCGAGGAGCTCGGGGACGTACTGCTCCAGGTCGTCTTCCACGCGCGCATCGCGGAGGAGGACGAAGAGGAGCCGTTCTCCGTGGACGACGTGGCCGGCACGCTCATCGAGAAGCTGATCCACCGCCACCCGCACGTCTTCGGCGACGAGACCGCCGAGACCCCGGAGGACGTCCACGCGCACTGGCTGCGCACCAAGGCGATCGAGAAGCAGCGTGAATCCGTCACCGACGGCGTACCGCTCGGCCAGCCCGGCCTGGCGCTCGCCGCGAAGCTCGCGAGCCGGGTCCGTACCGCCGGACTCGACGTGCCGCTCCCCGAGGGCGACGACATCGGCTACCGCCTCCTCGCCCTCGCCGTACGGGCCCAGGAGGAGGGCGTCGACCCGGAGGCCTCGCTGCGGGCCGCGGGACGCGCGTACCGGGACGCGATCCGGACGGCGGAGGGCACCGGATAA
- a CDS encoding SurA N-terminal domain-containing protein → MHRRRRTALTVSAALLAAAPLLSACGSQAHPGAAAVVGGDRITVSTVQAQVADVREAQGSSPQSAQLTDQSGQLARAKLHGLILDRVLDRAAADAGVTVSRAEIQQMRKSAVAQYSGEKGLRQAVLQERWLAPGQIDAFLREQIQITKLGQALGADPSTPEGTKAIGDALTKASKALHVDVNPRYGTWDNQQIQLGDYKAPWISQVTKPAQAAAEAGA, encoded by the coding sequence TTGCACCGCCGCCGTCGCACCGCGCTCACCGTCTCCGCCGCGCTGCTCGCCGCAGCGCCGCTCCTCTCCGCCTGTGGCAGCCAGGCCCACCCCGGCGCCGCGGCCGTCGTCGGCGGCGACCGGATCACGGTGTCCACCGTGCAGGCGCAGGTGGCCGATGTGCGCGAGGCGCAGGGCTCGTCCCCGCAGTCCGCCCAGCTCACCGACCAGTCCGGCCAGCTGGCCCGCGCCAAGCTGCACGGGCTGATCCTGGACCGCGTCCTCGACCGGGCCGCGGCGGACGCGGGCGTCACGGTGAGCCGTGCCGAGATCCAGCAGATGCGGAAGTCGGCCGTCGCCCAGTACAGCGGCGAGAAGGGGCTGCGGCAGGCCGTCCTCCAGGAGCGCTGGCTCGCCCCGGGCCAGATCGACGCCTTCCTGCGCGAGCAGATCCAGATCACGAAGCTCGGCCAGGCCCTCGGCGCCGACCCGTCGACGCCCGAGGGCACCAAGGCCATCGGCGACGCGCTGACCAAGGCGTCCAAGGCGCTCCACGTCGACGTCAACCCCCGCTACGGCACCTGGGACAACCAGCAGATCCAGCTGGGCGACTACAAGGCCCCGTGGATCTCCCAGGTCACCAAGCCCGCCCAGGCGGCCGCCGAGGCCGGGGCCTGA
- a CDS encoding GtrA family protein, producing the protein MTVTAQIARFAVVGVVNTGTYYGLYLLLLHWLPYIAAHVLAFALSMTGSFFLNSYFTYRTRPTWRKFLLFPLTNAANFVITTGGVYLLVDLAGFSDRYAPLLAAAAAIPITFVVSRTIMLRPEGRAV; encoded by the coding sequence ATGACGGTCACCGCACAAATAGCACGTTTCGCGGTCGTGGGCGTGGTGAACACCGGCACGTACTACGGCCTCTACCTGCTCCTGCTGCACTGGCTGCCGTACATCGCCGCCCATGTGCTCGCCTTCGCGCTCAGCATGACCGGCTCGTTCTTCCTGAACTCGTACTTCACGTACCGCACCCGGCCCACCTGGCGGAAGTTCCTGCTCTTCCCCCTCACCAATGCGGCCAACTTCGTCATCACCACCGGCGGCGTCTACCTCTTGGTCGACCTGGCCGGATTCAGCGACCGCTACGCCCCGCTGCTGGCCGCCGCGGCCGCCATTCCCATTACGTTCGTGGTCTCGCGCACGATCATGCTGCGGCCGGAAGGCCGGGCCGTGTAG
- a CDS encoding glycosyltransferase family 2 protein: MLISLVVPCFNEEEILERFHERVTDEMSRLGDAFEVVYVDDGSADRTLPLIQELATADPRVRYVSFSRNFGKEAAMLAGLQHAEGDAVVLMDADLQHPPELVGRMLQEHARGYDQVIARRTRAGDRVTRTLSARAYYWLINRLVDVELVDGVGDFRLLSRRAADAVLSLTEYNRFSKGLFSWVGFPTTTFSYENAVREQGRSAWTFGKLLNYGLDGLLSFNNKPLRAALYLGLLLTSVALAYAAWIVGVALVRGVDTPGYVTLLVVVTALAGVQMVLAGVVGEYVGRIYYEVKRRPHFLVKATNTRTREAAAEPEPREFVRR; this comes from the coding sequence GTGCTGATCTCGCTGGTGGTGCCTTGTTTCAACGAGGAAGAGATCCTCGAACGCTTCCATGAACGCGTCACGGACGAAATGTCCCGTCTCGGGGACGCGTTCGAGGTCGTCTACGTCGATGACGGAAGCGCCGACCGGACCCTGCCCCTCATCCAGGAGCTGGCGACCGCCGACCCGCGCGTCCGGTACGTCTCCTTCAGCCGCAACTTCGGCAAGGAGGCCGCCATGCTGGCCGGTCTCCAGCACGCCGAGGGGGACGCCGTCGTCCTGATGGACGCCGACCTCCAGCACCCGCCGGAGCTGGTCGGACGCATGCTCCAGGAGCACGCCCGGGGCTACGACCAGGTCATCGCCCGCCGCACCCGGGCCGGCGACCGCGTCACCCGTACCCTCTCCGCGCGCGCCTACTACTGGCTGATCAACCGCCTCGTGGACGTCGAACTGGTCGACGGAGTCGGAGACTTCCGCCTCCTGTCCCGCCGCGCGGCGGACGCCGTGCTCTCGCTCACCGAGTACAACCGCTTCTCCAAGGGCCTCTTCTCCTGGGTCGGCTTCCCCACCACGACGTTCAGTTACGAGAACGCCGTACGGGAACAGGGCCGCTCCGCCTGGACCTTCGGCAAGCTCCTCAACTACGGCCTCGACGGGCTGCTCTCCTTCAACAACAAGCCCCTGCGCGCCGCCCTCTACCTCGGCCTGCTCCTCACCTCCGTCGCCCTCGCCTACGCCGCCTGGATCGTCGGCGTCGCCCTCGTACGCGGTGTCGACACCCCTGGTTACGTCACCCTGCTCGTCGTCGTCACCGCGCTCGCCGGCGTCCAGATGGTCCTCGCCGGAGTCGTCGGCGAATACGTCGGGCGCATCTACTACGAGGTCAAGCGCCGCCCGCACTTCCTGGTCAAGGCCACCAACACCCGGACCCGCGAAGCCGCCGCCGAGCCGGAGCCCCGGGAGTTCGTACGCCGATGA
- a CDS encoding serine/threonine-protein kinase, translated as MNGRLIGGRYELATILGQGGMGQVWTAYDQRLDRRVAVKLLRPDRVTGPIGSEAAEELRRRFVRECRVTAQVDHPGLVTVHDAGSDGDDLFLVMQYVEGADLGDHLAEHDPYPWPWAVAVAAQLCAVLSAVHAVPIVHRDLKPRNVMVRPDGTVLVLDLGVASVLDTDTTRLTHTGSPIGSPAYMAPEQAMGGAVGPYTDLYALGVLLHELLSGDVPFAGSTALGVLHRHLYEPPLPVRQIRPDIPEALEALVLRLLAKDPQHRPDSAQEVYEHLAPLLPARGSRPPAGPLDPTRPFLRPHAPWPDRATVPPPAMPATPPARTDVAAAVDEVKRLLGEGRITQAVDMLGGLLPVAAEQHGSGSPVVRILRKQYAATLMDDGQYRRALPELRRLADDRAAEAGSADPQTLGYRCDVAQCLEQLGEPAAALAEYRAVLPYYENQYATGNDPARSYEIRHRIGQLLLALGDHANARAQLQSLLYDTERAYGPHHPLPVELRRQLERQMEVRGG; from the coding sequence GTGAACGGTCGCCTCATCGGCGGGCGGTACGAGCTGGCGACGATCCTCGGCCAGGGCGGCATGGGCCAGGTCTGGACGGCCTACGACCAGCGCCTCGACCGCCGGGTCGCCGTCAAGCTGCTGCGCCCCGACCGGGTCACCGGCCCCATCGGCAGCGAGGCCGCCGAGGAACTGCGCCGCCGCTTCGTCCGCGAGTGCCGGGTCACCGCGCAGGTGGATCACCCGGGCCTGGTCACCGTGCACGACGCCGGCAGCGACGGCGACGACCTGTTCCTCGTCATGCAGTACGTGGAGGGCGCCGACCTCGGCGACCACCTCGCCGAGCACGACCCGTACCCCTGGCCCTGGGCCGTCGCGGTGGCCGCGCAGCTGTGCGCCGTCCTCAGCGCCGTGCACGCCGTGCCGATCGTCCACCGCGACCTCAAGCCCCGCAACGTGATGGTCCGTCCGGACGGCACCGTGCTCGTCCTCGACCTCGGTGTCGCGTCCGTCCTCGACACGGACACCACCCGGCTCACGCACACCGGCTCGCCCATCGGATCCCCGGCCTACATGGCCCCCGAGCAGGCCATGGGCGGCGCGGTCGGCCCGTACACCGACCTCTACGCCCTCGGCGTCCTGCTGCACGAACTGCTCAGCGGCGATGTGCCGTTCGCCGGGTCCACCGCCCTCGGCGTGCTGCACCGGCACCTGTACGAACCGCCGCTGCCGGTCCGCCAGATCCGGCCCGACATCCCCGAGGCGCTGGAAGCGCTGGTGCTGCGGCTGCTCGCCAAGGACCCGCAGCACCGCCCGGACAGCGCCCAGGAGGTGTACGAACACCTCGCCCCGCTGCTGCCCGCGCGCGGCTCCCGGCCGCCCGCCGGGCCGCTCGATCCCACCCGCCCCTTCCTGCGCCCGCACGCCCCCTGGCCCGACCGCGCGACGGTCCCGCCGCCCGCCATGCCCGCCACCCCGCCCGCCCGTACGGACGTCGCCGCCGCCGTGGACGAGGTCAAGCGGCTCCTCGGCGAGGGCCGCATCACCCAGGCCGTGGACATGCTCGGCGGGCTCCTCCCGGTCGCCGCCGAACAGCACGGGTCCGGCTCCCCGGTGGTCCGCATCCTGCGCAAGCAGTACGCGGCGACCCTCATGGACGACGGCCAGTACCGCCGCGCCCTGCCCGAACTGCGCCGGCTCGCCGACGACCGGGCCGCCGAGGCGGGTTCCGCCGACCCGCAGACCCTCGGCTACCGCTGCGACGTCGCCCAGTGCCTGGAACAGCTCGGCGAACCCGCCGCCGCGCTCGCGGAGTACCGCGCCGTGCTGCCGTACTACGAGAACCAGTACGCCACGGGCAACGACCCGGCACGCTCGTACGAGATCCGCCACCGCATCGGGCAGTTGCTGCTCGCCCTCGGCGACCACGCGAACGCGCGCGCCCAGCTCCAGTCCCTGCTGTACGACACCGAGCGCGCCTACGGACCGCACCACCCGCTGCCCGTCGAGCTGCGCCGGCAGCTGGAACGCCAGATGGAGGTCCGGGGCGGCTGA